In a genomic window of Saccharothrix sp. HUAS TT1:
- a CDS encoding metal-dependent hydrolase, which translates to MSTGPTHAMSGLLAWAAVTALAENHPIGQLTPQSWAVGAVLATGAALLPDLDHPSSTISRTFGPVSAGASALINTISSFVYRTTRTRKDSNRDGGHRGLTHTLAFALAAAVGTTAVVQQSQKWALPVLMFVFAGLAVRGIMNDWCPQKDALLITGVSAAITVACVAWTAQTPASAAACGVAVGIGCVAHYLGDAITEQGCPILWPVPLMGKTWYPVAPPKIMRMKTGGRVEMAIVGPLITILSVWLSAAALQRAGALPFLETFDLLPI; encoded by the coding sequence TTGTCGACGGGTCCGACCCACGCCATGAGCGGTCTGCTGGCCTGGGCCGCGGTGACCGCGCTCGCGGAGAACCACCCCATCGGCCAGCTCACGCCGCAGAGCTGGGCGGTCGGCGCGGTGCTCGCCACCGGCGCCGCGCTGCTGCCCGACCTCGACCACCCCTCGTCCACCATCTCGCGGACGTTCGGGCCGGTCAGCGCGGGCGCGTCGGCCCTGATCAACACGATCAGCTCGTTCGTCTACCGCACCACCCGCACCCGCAAGGACTCCAATCGCGACGGCGGGCACCGGGGCCTGACCCACACGCTGGCGTTCGCGCTGGCCGCCGCCGTCGGCACGACCGCCGTGGTGCAGCAGTCGCAGAAGTGGGCGCTGCCCGTGCTGATGTTCGTGTTCGCGGGCCTGGCCGTGCGCGGGATCATGAACGACTGGTGCCCGCAGAAGGACGCCCTGCTCATCACGGGCGTGTCGGCGGCCATCACGGTCGCCTGCGTGGCCTGGACCGCGCAGACGCCCGCCAGCGCGGCGGCGTGCGGGGTGGCCGTCGGCATCGGCTGCGTGGCCCACTACCTGGGCGACGCGATCACCGAGCAGGGCTGCCCGATCCTGTGGCCGGTCCCGCTGATGGGCAAGACGTGGTACCCGGTCGCGCCGCCGAAGATCATGCGGATGAAGACCGGCGGCCGGGTCGAGATGGCGATCGTCGGCCCGCTGATCACGATCCTGAGCGTCTGGCTGTCCGCCGCCGCGCTCCAGCGGGCGGGCGCGCTGCCGTTCCTCGAAACTTTCGACCTGCTCCCCATCTGA
- a CDS encoding SH3 domain-containing protein has protein sequence MVFGIPVRGMVVVGVLAAAGLMYVANEGRRLGVEEVAAEQCRVTVIADVLNVRSGPADTQPIVATMPRDAVVRAEARVENGFRLLSDGRWVKDEFVTPTSDSGCS, from the coding sequence GTGGTGTTCGGGATTCCGGTGCGCGGGATGGTCGTCGTCGGTGTGCTCGCGGCGGCGGGGTTGATGTACGTCGCCAACGAGGGCAGGAGACTCGGCGTGGAGGAGGTCGCCGCCGAGCAGTGCCGGGTGACGGTGATCGCCGACGTCCTCAACGTCCGCTCCGGGCCCGCCGACACCCAGCCGATCGTGGCCACCATGCCGCGGGACGCGGTGGTGCGGGCCGAGGCGAGGGTCGAGAACGGGTTCCGGCTGCTGTCCGACGGGCGGTGGGTGAAGGACGAGTTCGTGACACCGACCTCGGACAGCGGGTGCTCGTGA
- a CDS encoding NADP-dependent isocitrate dehydrogenase, which yields MGKIKVQGTVVELDGDEMTRIIWQFIKDKLIHPYLDVDLEYYDLGIEYRDSTDDQVTIDAAHAIKKHGVGVKCATITPDEARVEEFGLKKMWVSPNGTIRNILGGVVFREPIIISNIPRLVPGWTKPIIIGRHAHGDQYKATNFKVPGAGELTITFTPEDGSEPIQHVVANYGADGGVAMGMYNFNKSIEDFARASFSYGLQRDYPVYMSTKNTILKAYDGAFKDIFQKVFEEEFKAQFDAAGLTYEHRLIDDMVAAAMKWEGGYVWACKNYDGDVQSDTVAQGFGSLGLMTSVLMTPDGRTVEAEAAHGTVTRHYRQHQAGKPTSTNPIASIFAWTGGLKHRGKLDGTPEVTGFAETLEQVIVETVESGRMTKDLAMLVGKDQEWLTTEDFLGTLDENLQKRMAG from the coding sequence ATGGGCAAGATCAAGGTTCAGGGGACCGTCGTCGAGCTCGACGGCGACGAGATGACCCGGATCATCTGGCAGTTCATCAAGGACAAGCTGATCCACCCGTACCTGGACGTCGACCTCGAGTACTACGACCTGGGGATCGAGTACCGGGACAGCACCGACGACCAGGTCACGATCGACGCCGCGCACGCCATCAAGAAGCACGGCGTCGGCGTCAAGTGCGCCACGATCACGCCGGACGAGGCGCGGGTCGAGGAGTTCGGCCTGAAGAAGATGTGGGTCTCGCCGAACGGCACGATCCGCAACATCCTCGGCGGCGTGGTGTTCCGCGAGCCGATCATCATCTCGAACATCCCCCGGCTGGTGCCGGGCTGGACCAAGCCGATCATCATCGGCCGCCACGCCCACGGCGACCAGTACAAGGCGACCAACTTCAAGGTCCCCGGCGCGGGCGAGCTGACGATCACGTTCACGCCCGAGGACGGCTCCGAGCCGATCCAGCACGTGGTGGCCAACTACGGCGCCGACGGCGGCGTGGCCATGGGCATGTACAACTTCAACAAGTCCATCGAGGACTTCGCGCGCGCCTCGTTCTCGTACGGGTTGCAGCGCGACTACCCGGTGTACATGTCGACCAAGAACACCATCCTCAAGGCGTACGACGGCGCCTTCAAGGACATCTTCCAGAAGGTGTTCGAGGAGGAGTTCAAGGCGCAGTTCGACGCGGCGGGCCTCACCTACGAGCACCGCCTGATCGACGACATGGTGGCCGCCGCGATGAAGTGGGAGGGCGGCTACGTCTGGGCGTGCAAGAACTACGACGGCGACGTGCAGTCCGACACGGTCGCGCAGGGCTTCGGCTCGCTCGGCCTGATGACGTCGGTGCTGATGACGCCGGACGGCAGGACCGTCGAGGCCGAGGCCGCGCACGGCACCGTCACCCGGCACTACCGGCAGCACCAGGCCGGCAAGCCGACGTCCACCAACCCGATCGCGTCGATCTTCGCGTGGACCGGTGGCCTGAAGCACCGGGGCAAGCTGGACGGCACGCCGGAGGTCACCGGCTTCGCGGAGACGCTGGAGCAGGTCATCGTGGAGACCGTCGAGAGCGGTCGGATGACCAAGGACCTGGCCATGCTGGTCGGCAAGGACCAGGAGTGGCTGACCACCGAGGACTTCCTCGGCACGCTGGACGAGAACCTGCAGAAGCGGATGGCCGGCTGA
- a CDS encoding exodeoxyribonuclease III — translation MLTVSTINVNGLRAAAKKGYLEWLAATPADVVCLQEVRAEPGQLSDEVRAPEGWHVAHAHSEVKGRNGVAVLTREAPRAVRVGFGVAEFEHSGRYVEVELADVVVASLYLPSGDVGTPRQDEKDRFMAGFLPYLVELRDKAAAGGREVLVCGDWNIAHRAEDLKSWKANQKSSGFLPEERAWLGRVFDEARYVDVVRSLHPDVAGPYTWWSYRGKAFDNDSGWRIDYQVATRGLAATARSAVVERAAAYGERWSDHAPVTVGYDWPRT, via the coding sequence GTGCTGACTGTCTCCACGATCAACGTCAACGGGCTGCGCGCGGCGGCGAAGAAGGGCTACCTGGAGTGGCTGGCCGCGACGCCCGCCGACGTGGTCTGCCTGCAGGAGGTGCGGGCCGAGCCGGGGCAGCTGTCGGACGAGGTGCGCGCGCCGGAGGGCTGGCACGTGGCGCACGCGCACTCCGAGGTCAAGGGCCGCAACGGCGTCGCGGTGCTGACCCGCGAGGCGCCGCGGGCCGTCCGGGTCGGGTTCGGGGTGGCGGAGTTCGAGCACTCGGGGCGGTACGTCGAGGTCGAGCTGGCCGACGTGGTGGTGGCGTCGCTGTACCTGCCGAGCGGTGACGTCGGCACGCCGAGGCAGGACGAGAAGGACCGGTTCATGGCCGGGTTCCTGCCGTACCTGGTGGAACTGCGCGACAAGGCCGCCGCCGGCGGGCGCGAGGTGCTGGTGTGCGGCGACTGGAACATCGCGCACCGGGCCGAGGACCTGAAGTCGTGGAAGGCGAACCAGAAGTCGTCCGGCTTCCTGCCGGAGGAGCGGGCGTGGCTGGGGCGGGTGTTCGACGAGGCCCGGTACGTCGACGTGGTGCGCTCCCTGCACCCGGACGTGGCGGGGCCGTACACGTGGTGGTCGTACCGCGGCAAGGCGTTCGACAACGACTCCGGCTGGCGGATCGACTACCAGGTGGCGACGCGGGGCCTGGCGGCGACGGCGCGGTCGGCGGTGGTCGAGCGGGCCGCCGCGTACGGCGAGCGCTGGTCCGACCACGCGCCGGTGACGGTGGGTTACGACTGGCCGAGGACCTGA